The following are encoded in a window of Magnolia sinica isolate HGM2019 chromosome 11, MsV1, whole genome shotgun sequence genomic DNA:
- the LOC131218842 gene encoding IQ domain-containing protein IQM2-like, protein MGISFSYPFDDLDELDDFDEDFEALIRRSLSFKGEDVQTKWQSLSFNGRDSKAAVLKSFGSGKMFIERSMSYKRRELEPFHLETMISLSPSPKETALRSSTFKSRETSDVCPSPASSFLCERSPSSSVLGSSGPRHEAALKLQKVYKSFQTRRRLADCAVLVEQHWWKLLDFALLKRSSVSFFDIEKQETAVSRWSRARTRAAMVGRGLSKDKKARKLALQHWLEAIDPRHRYGHNLHFYYVSWLQCESKQPFFYWLDVGDGRDVNLEQCPRSALQHQCIKYLGPKERETYEVIVEDGIFRYKHNGQLLNTSKGTTNSKWIFVLSTLKTLYVGQKKKGMFQHSSFLAGGATSAAGRLVVEEGILKAVWPHSGHYRPTKENFQEFVNFLKEKNVDLTNVQDSPTDDDDGNGHHSELTKDPSLANLGEQITDISTDNTNTKHVPEHKHSHTTRWRPSKIAIPNNTVTFERPRPKSDGGEDQAMGDFSFQTQPGRNETTPTKGLSVPEQSYMFQKHNLYEDEEDDEEETVPPEKILLRITSRKGTKSYQLGEQLSFKWTTGVGPRIGCVRDYPSELQFRALDEVHLSPREHGSCRPSPRNFAYRSPRPSPRSNMMCTSPKPPALSLLKESKENSCISNDNSHGNQC, encoded by the exons ATGGGGATATCTTTTTCATATCCATTCGATGATCTTGATGAGTTAGATGATTTTGATGAGGACTTTGAAGCGCTCATTAGGAGATCTCTCAGTTTTAAGGGCGAAGATGTGCAGACAAAATGGCAATCACTCAGTTTCAATGGCCGAGATTCCAAGGCCGCCGTACTGAAATCATTCGGATCTGGAAAAATGTTCATTGAAAGATCTATGAGTTATAAAAGAAGGGAATTGGAACCCTTCCATTTGGAAACTATGATTTCTTTGTCTCCTTCGCCCAAAGAAACTGCATTAAGATCATCTACCTTCAAGAGCAGAGAGACCAGTGATGTGTGTCCATCTCCGGCGTCGAGCTTCTTATGTGAGAGGAGTCCCAGCTCGTCTGTATTGGGATCGAGTGGGCCCCGACATGAAGCTGCACTGAAGTTGCAGAAAGTGTACAAGAGCTTCCAAACAAGGCGGAGACTTGCGGATTGTGCAGTTCTCGTGGAGCAGCATTG GTGGAAGTTGTTAGATTTTGCATTACTTAAACGGAGTTCGGTATCATTTTTCGACATTGAGAAACAGGAGACGGCTGTTTCCCGCTGGTCGAGGGCAAGAACTCGGGCTGCTATG GTGGGGAGAGGTTTATCAAAGGATAAGAAAGCACGGAAACTTGCTTTACAACATTGGCTTGAGGCG ATTGATCCACGCCATCGATATGGGCATAATCTCCACTTCTATTATGTTAGTTGGTTGCAATGTGAGAGTAAGCAGCCATTCTTCTATTG GCTAGATGTGGGAGACGGGAGGGATGTCAATCTCGAACAGTGTCCTCGATCAGCGCTTCAACATCAATGCATCAAATATCTTGGCCCA AAAGAAAGGGAAACCTATGAAGTTATTGTGGAGGACGGTATATTCCGCTACAAGCATAACGGGCAGCTTCTCAACACATCTAAAGGAACCACAAATTCTAAATGGATCTTTGTTCTCAGCACATTGAAGACCTTGTATGTTGGGCAG AAGAAGAAAGGCATGTTTCAACATTCAAGCTTTTTGGCTGGAGGAGCGACATCTGCAGCTGGAAGATTAGTTGTGGAAGAGGGAATCCTGAAG GCTGTTTGGCCCCACAGTGGTCATTATCGCCCAACCAAAGAAAACTTTCAAGAATTTGTTAACTTTCTCAAAGAAAAAAATGTGGACCTCACCAATGTCCAG GATAGTCCGACAGATGACGACGATGGTAATGGGCACCATTCAGAACTTACGAAGGACCCGTCTTTAGCAAACTTAGGCGAACAGATAACTGATATCTCAACAGATAACACGAACACAAAACATGTTCCTGAGCATAAGCACTCTCATACTACTCGGTGGAGACCTAGTAAGATTGCCATACCAAATAACACAGTTACATTTGAAAGGCCAAGGCCAAAGAGTGACGGTGGCGAAGATCAAGCAATGGGAGATTTCTCATTTCAAACTCAACCAGGAAGAAATGAAACAACACCAACAAAAGGATTGTCTGTTCCCGAGCAAAGTTATATGTTCCAGAAGCACAATCTCTATGAGGATGAGGAGGACGATGAGGAAGAAACTGTACCACCCGAAAAGATACTACTCAGGATCACCTCAAGGAAGGGAACAAAGTCATATCAGTTAGGAGAGCAACTTTCTTTCAAGTGGACAACAGGGGTTGGACCCCGGATCGGGTGTGTGAGAGACTATCCGTCAGAGCTCCAGTTTCGCGCTTTAGACGAAGTGCATTTGTCCCCAAGAGAGCATGGGAGTTGTAGGCCTTCCCCTCGAAATTTTGCATACAGGAGTCCAAGGCCATCACCGAGATCTAATATGATGTGCACAAGTCCAAAGCCGCCGGCACTATCTTTATtaaaagaaagcaaagaaaacagCTGCATCAGCAATGACAACAGTCATGGCAACCAATGCTAG